CCGAGGACGTACACCGGAATATCGTAAATCGCTTTCAGCTCTTCGAGGAGTACGCTCCCGACACCACAGCCGGTGCCCCCGCCGAGTCCGGCGACAATCATCGCCGCGTCGACTTCGGTGTCTTCGATCATATCGAGGGCCCGCCGGATCTCCGGCAGGTCGTCCCGCGCAACCGAGACGCCAAGCTCCGGGTTGCCAGCGACTCCCTCCCGCTGGGCGGTCTCATCGTCTCCGCCGTCAAACTCACCCTCGCTTTCAGTGATCTCATCGGGCTGGACGACATCCGGATGGATATCGCCCACGACGACCTGTCGCTCGTCGTCGATATGCTCGGTCTCGGCGAACACGGAGGGCGTGGTGTTGAACGCGAGCACCTGGCCTTCGGTCACCGGACGGCCCGTTCGCTGTTCGGTCCCAACCAGTTGGTCGACGATCCGGGTGCCTGCGTTGCCGACGCCGAGCAGGGCGACTTTCATCTATCGCTCCCCACAACTAGACAATCGGGTCCAGCTCATTGTCATCGTCGGTGATTAGCGACGTGATCTCCTCCTCACGGACCGCATCGAGTTCGGCGATCTTGTTCTGAGCGTCGACGGCCTGATTCTGGATCTCCTTGATCCGAGGCGTCTCGGTGACGTTCGACAGCAGGACGACTGCCGCAAGCGTATCCGAATCCTCGCGGGGATCGTCACCCGCCAGCACTTCGACCGTATCGGCCTCCTGTTCGAGCCACTCGCGGGCGGATTCGATCCCCTTGCGGGAGATCATCGACGACGGTCCAGCGAAAATAATCAACGCCCGGTCGGCACTTGAGACCTCGCAGGGAAGCGTCAGCCGTGAGTTGACCGCTCGACGGACGAGCCCCTTGATTTTGGCCGCATCCATCGAGTTGATCTCTTCGTCTTTGTCCTTGGTTTTGTACTTCGAGAGCAGCCCGTCCGGTTTGTCGAGATCGCTCGATGCGTAGCCAATCGAGGAGACGCCGCCAGTGTCGAGCGTTCGCATGATGTCGCTCGAATCCATCGCGTTCTCACCGACATCCGAATCGTCGACCTCACCCGCCGCCAGCAGGGTGACGATTCGCGTGGCAAGCTCCCGGTTCATCTGTTCGTACCCCTCTTCGACGGTCTGGCCGCGGGAGCGCCAGGCGTCGTTGTCGAAGGCGATGAAGTTGTCGACCTTCGTGACAAACGACTGGAGCGACCGCGCAGCGTTGAGCGCCGGTCGACCACCCTCGTACTCGCCCGGCAAGACACCGAGTCCGTACACCGGCTCGTCGTACATTTTCTGGAGTTCGTCGATCACGACGGGGCCGGCTCCGCTGCCGGTGCCGCCGCCGAGTCCCGCGGCGACGAGAATCGCGTCGACCTCGTGGATCTCGACGTCGTCGAACACCCGCCGGATCTCGTCGATGTCGTTTTTGGCGACCTCCGCGCCGACCTCACCGTCGCCGCCGACGCCGTGGCCCTTGGCCTTCTGGTGAGTGTCACCGATCAGGACGCGGCGGTCCTCCGGGACGTACTTCGGTTTTGCGAGATCTGTCCGGGCGGTGTTGATGACCATCACGTGTCGACACAGATCACGACCGGTCTCGTTTTCGAATTCGAGCATTCGGTCGATGATCTTGCTGCCAGCGTTACCGACGCCAATTGTTGCGAGTTTCATAATTGAGTTCTCCGATTGGAGGGAGTGGGGGACGACGACTGAAATACTTCTTGCCCGTGACTGTCCGTTCGACCTGACCAAATTGAGATCATAATCTTTACTGACTGTTTAGCAGCCACGCATATTAACGTATGTCAGACATGCTGAGGTCCACGGTCGCCTGAATTCCCCAGATCGGTCTCCACCCGCCATCGACCGCTGTGTCGAGGGCGAACTACTTGTGGGGTGATCGACAACTGGCCGTATGGATCCGGATCTGTCCCGCCTCGATTCCCATCTCTCGGCGCTCGGAGTCGACGCCTACCTCATTGATGCCGCTAGCAGCGATGCTAACCAACGATATCTGTCGGGCTTCGATGCACCCGACCCCTTCCTCACGTGTTATACACCGACGACGCTCTCGCTGCTCGTCTCGGGACTGGAGTACGGGCG
This sequence is a window from Halohasta litchfieldiae. Protein-coding genes within it:
- a CDS encoding tubulin/FtsZ family protein, translated to MKLATIGVGNAGSKIIDRMLEFENETGRDLCRHVMVINTARTDLAKPKYVPEDRRVLIGDTHQKAKGHGVGGDGEVGAEVAKNDIDEIRRVFDDVEIHEVDAILVAAGLGGGTGSGAGPVVIDELQKMYDEPVYGLGVLPGEYEGGRPALNAARSLQSFVTKVDNFIAFDNDAWRSRGQTVEEGYEQMNRELATRIVTLLAAGEVDDSDVGENAMDSSDIMRTLDTGGVSSIGYASSDLDKPDGLLSKYKTKDKDEEINSMDAAKIKGLVRRAVNSRLTLPCEVSSADRALIIFAGPSSMISRKGIESAREWLEQEADTVEVLAGDDPREDSDTLAAVVLLSNVTETPRIKEIQNQAVDAQNKIAELDAVREEEITSLITDDDNELDPIV